In Cryptomeria japonica chromosome 5, Sugi_1.0, whole genome shotgun sequence, the genomic window TCACCTTAAATCCATATAATATTAATTTTTCTTCTCAACTAGTTTTCTATTCTTTCAAATattatcatttcaagcattatctcaaagaagaacaTAATATAAACACACAAAGTATTCTACCGAACACCAACTAGTAATCATACCATTAATTTAAATCTTTACTTCAAATCTATGATGTATCTGACTTATATATTTTTCATAGAATCTTAGATCTAATTCTCAACCTAATTTTAATTGACTCGTTACATCTACATATAATATTTTAGTATAAAATATTGCTCAAGCACTTCTCGTCTCCACCCACCTTAACATAAATACTATATCTATGGAATAGTCTACATACGACATGGACCTGTGAGCAGACGGACAAATAATGTACTCAATATTATAATGCAACTGGGGTCTTTCAACCACTGcaaggtaaagatggtaaagacATAAAATCTGTTGTTAGAGATTCGCACTTATCTTCAATATTATCGATCTGTTTATATATGCACTACATTGATTGACTGTTAACATGCAAGCTACTCTTAACATTTGTTTGAATATGTCTATGGCCTTGGCTCGAGAAAATCCGTATGGAATTGAGCTTGTTGAACATGATGGTTTCTTCTACCAGCCCAGAAGTCTGAAAGATGTGATGAACATGAAGACACAGTTCAAAGCACGGAAGGACGATGTGTTTGTGTGCTCTGGAATGAAAACGGGAACCACTTGGCTGAAAGCTATTGTTGCCAGCATTATGAGCGAAAGCAAGAGCCACGTTTTGAAGGAAAAGGGCGTCCATGACTTGGTTTACAACATAGAAAGAAGTTATATTTCACGATCAATGCCTAATGCAAATACCTCCACTATAATCGCAGAAATGCCTTCCCCAAGGTTGCTTAGTACCCATCTGCCTTACTCTGCTCTTCCACCTCAAATCACGTCTTTGGGCTGCCGAATGATTTATATTGCTCGAAATCCCAAGGACACTTTCGTTTCCCACTGGAAGTACTTGCCTGCACTACAAGCTGTCTTCAATACTGAAACCACAGCTCCAGTTTCTAGGGAGGTATTCTTTGATTCCTTCTGTAATGGTGCGTCTCTCTTTGGTCCTTTTGTTGATCATGTCTTGAGCTTTTGGAATCCCAGTAGGAGACAAAGTAACATCTTGTTTTTGACATACGAAGATATGAAAGCAGATTCTTTGTCCTACGTCAAAAAGATTTCGGATTTCTTAGGCCAATCTTCTTTGACACAGGAAGACATTCGTTACATAGACAGTCAGTGCAGCTTTCAATCTCTTTCCACTCTAGATGTTAACAAAAATGGCAAAACGACTTACAAAAATGCCAATGTAAACAATCGATCGTTTTATCGTAAA contains:
- the LOC131031310 gene encoding cytosolic sulfotransferase 18-like, giving the protein MQATLNICLNMSMALARENPYGIELVEHDGFFYQPRSLKDVMNMKTQFKARKDDVFVCSGMKTGTTWLKAIVASIMSESKSHVLKEKGVHDLVYNIERSYISRSMPNANTSTIIAEMPSPRLLSTHLPYSALPPQITSLGCRMIYIARNPKDTFVSHWKYLPALQAVFNTETTAPVSREVFFDSFCNGASLFGPFVDHVLSFWNPSRRQSNILFLTYEDMKADSLSYVKKISDFLGQSSLTQEDIRYIDSQCSFQSLSTLDVNKNGKTTYKNANVNNRSFYRKGEVGDWKNHFTPEMSSRINLVVENKFQEAGLFLKYEL